Proteins from a single region of Candidatus Rubrimentiphilum sp.:
- a CDS encoding helix-turn-helix transcriptional regulator has translation MLAEAEQPDEYYRAKALRALVLLGRELPLFDEWQRMRETYAAIRWAPGTRLEQFQTLRYLGWIDALQGNELAAFRAFREASALAPSEHWRVLCLTDRAYLARNTGEKTFAQDVLHEADEVAQQLSWHETQREERSSLFVLAELFATIDPALSQKYLAQFRSLNTSVMLGIAYEDDPRIRAFAAYSSGKALLELGETAGGIAMLTEARDTFEAFHYGWRMALCALALHKATGESRWLVEARQQIAPWPRSWIAREVSAASDATADNRLMSKAQRRVLELLIEGKSNAEIAKALGRSPYTVRNHIAQLFRTYNVTNRTRLAALFKQRAV, from the coding sequence GTGCTGGCTGAGGCCGAGCAACCCGATGAATACTATCGCGCTAAAGCGCTGCGAGCGCTGGTCCTTCTTGGCCGCGAGCTTCCGCTGTTCGATGAGTGGCAGCGCATGCGTGAAACATATGCTGCGATACGTTGGGCGCCCGGGACACGCTTAGAACAATTTCAAACGTTGCGCTATCTGGGGTGGATCGACGCACTACAGGGCAACGAGCTCGCCGCGTTCCGCGCTTTCCGCGAGGCGTCGGCGCTTGCTCCTTCCGAACATTGGCGCGTTCTCTGCTTGACCGATCGCGCTTACCTGGCGCGCAATACCGGTGAGAAGACGTTTGCGCAGGATGTGTTGCACGAAGCGGACGAGGTTGCGCAGCAACTATCCTGGCATGAAACTCAACGCGAAGAGCGGTCTTCGCTGTTTGTCTTGGCCGAACTGTTTGCAACGATCGATCCGGCTCTCTCGCAAAAGTACCTAGCGCAGTTCCGATCGTTGAATACCTCAGTGATGCTGGGAATTGCTTACGAAGATGATCCCCGCATACGAGCGTTCGCTGCGTACTCTTCCGGCAAAGCACTGCTCGAGCTGGGCGAGACGGCCGGTGGTATCGCGATGCTCACGGAAGCGCGCGATACGTTTGAAGCGTTCCACTACGGCTGGCGGATGGCGCTGTGCGCGCTGGCATTGCACAAAGCCACCGGCGAGTCGCGATGGCTCGTCGAGGCGCGTCAGCAGATTGCGCCATGGCCGCGCAGCTGGATCGCGCGTGAAGTTTCGGCGGCGAGCGACGCGACGGCTGATAACCGGCTGATGTCGAAAGCGCAACGGCGCGTCCTAGAACTACTCATAGAAGGCAAGAGCAATGCAGAAATCGCCAAAGCGCTCGGTCGCAGTCCGTACACTGTCCGAAACCATATCGCGCAGCTCTTCCGAACGTACAACGTTACCAATCGAACACGTCTCGCGGCCCTCTTCAAGCAACGCGCCGTCTAA
- a CDS encoding DUF5671 domain-containing protein has translation MPTAILDFVRNAKAKGVDDDAITMVLRQRGWSDGKIYDALTAYYEESLGFAAPARGGRAESAREAFFYLLSFAMLGVWVVALVWLGDMLIDRAFPNPLDYSTSYDRSNIAWQMASIIIAFPIYLWIGYLLSREVAKRPETLDSGVRKWLTYIALVITAGTLVGDGVWFLTTFLTGDISQRFIFKAIMLFVIVGCVYWYYLATIRTDRPAGSYDRTFGSLATVGVVLAVILGFVGIGSPSHGLGLNYDNQRTSDLYWLANTVRQDYASQKQLPSSLAAIDPRSTHARDPQGKPYTYIPGTGPNYKLCATFETDTSGNTHDFWRHGQGVWCYRMNATAFPAFPQNN, from the coding sequence ATGCCGACTGCGATTCTCGACTTTGTCCGCAATGCGAAAGCCAAGGGCGTTGACGATGATGCCATCACTATGGTCCTGCGCCAGCGAGGCTGGTCAGATGGAAAAATCTACGACGCGCTGACCGCCTATTACGAGGAGTCGCTCGGCTTTGCGGCGCCGGCGCGCGGCGGGCGCGCAGAGAGCGCCCGGGAAGCGTTTTTCTACCTCTTAAGCTTTGCGATGCTCGGCGTGTGGGTCGTAGCGCTCGTGTGGCTTGGCGACATGCTGATCGATCGCGCCTTTCCAAACCCGCTCGATTATTCGACGAGTTACGACCGCTCGAATATCGCTTGGCAGATGGCCAGCATCATCATCGCGTTTCCCATCTACCTGTGGATTGGCTATTTGCTCTCGCGCGAGGTCGCGAAGCGGCCCGAGACGCTCGATTCTGGCGTTCGTAAGTGGCTGACGTACATTGCGCTGGTGATTACCGCGGGCACACTAGTGGGCGACGGCGTCTGGTTCTTGACGACGTTTCTAACCGGCGACATATCCCAGCGATTTATCTTCAAAGCGATTATGTTGTTTGTCATCGTGGGCTGCGTGTATTGGTACTATCTCGCAACCATTCGCACCGATCGCCCGGCCGGGAGCTACGATCGCACGTTCGGGTCGCTCGCGACCGTGGGGGTTGTGCTCGCGGTTATCCTAGGATTTGTTGGCATCGGCTCGCCCTCGCACGGCCTCGGCTTGAATTACGATAATCAGCGCACGAGCGATCTTTACTGGCTTGCGAATACCGTCCGGCAGGACTATGCCTCGCAAAAGCAGCTTCCAAGCTCGTTAGCAGCCATCGATCCGAGGTCGACGCACGCGCGCGATCCGCAGGGCAAACCCTATACGTACATCCCGGGGACAGGCCCGAATTACAAGCTGTGCGCGACCTTCGAAACCGATACGAGCGGCAACACGCACGATTTTTGGCGACACGGACAAGGCGTCTGGTGCTATCGGATGAACGCGACGGCGTTCCCGGCCTTCCCCCAGAATAACTAG